A genomic region of Trifolium pratense cultivar HEN17-A07 linkage group LG3, ARS_RC_1.1, whole genome shotgun sequence contains the following coding sequences:
- the LOC123917238 gene encoding probable sucrose-phosphate synthase 2 — translation MAGNEWINGYLEAILSTGASTIEEQKPPQAALRDGGHFNPTKYFVEEVVASVDESDLYRTWVKVVATRNTRERSSRLENMCWRIWHLARKKKQLEKEEVQRVANRRWEREQVRRDATEDMSEELSEGEKIDNVVEIVQCDTPRKRFQRQISNLEVWSDDKNEKKLYIVLISLHGLVRGENMELGRDSDTGGQIKYVVELARALAKMPGVYRVDLFTRQVSSPEVDWSYGEPTEMLTAGADDDEGIGESSGAYIIRIPFGPRDKYLPKELLWPYIQEFVDGALTHILNMSKALGEQVGGGQPVWPYVIHGHYADAGDSAAILSGALNVPMVLTGHSLGRNKLEQLLKQGRQSKEDINSTYKMMRRIEAEELSLDAAELVITSTKQEIEEQWGLYDGFDVKLEKVLRARARRGVNCHGRFMPRMAVIPPGMDFSNVVIQEDCPDVDGELAQLTGGGVEGSSPKAMPPIWSEVMRFFTNPHKPVILALSRADPKKNLTTLLKAFGESRPLRELANLMLIMGNRDDIDEMSAGNASVLVTVLKLIDKYDLYGQVAYPKHHKQSDVPDIYRYSAKTKGVFINPALVEPFGLTLIEAAAHGLPMVATKNGGPVDIHRALNNGLLVDPHDQQAITDALLKLLSEKNLWHECRKNGWKNIHLFSWPEHCRTYLTRVAACRMRHPQWQTNTPGDDITVDQSFNDSLKDVQDMSLRLSIDGDLAGASGGADTQDQVKRVLSKMKKSDSGGLNDFADSVPGKYPLLRRRRRLIVIAVDLYDDNGNPSKDMIQIVQRIIKAVQIDPQTARVTGFALSTAMPMLQTIEFLKSGNIQVNDFDALICSSGSELYYPGTGTYTEDGKLVPDPDYTAHIDYRWGCEGLKKTIWHLMNTAEGEEKSSSPIDEDLKSSNAHCYSYKINDLSKAKRVDDLRQKLRMRGLRCHPMYCRRLSYMQVIPFLASRAQALRYLFVRWRLNVANMYVILGETGDSDYEELISGTHKTIIMKGIVSKGSEEKLRSPGSYQRNDIVPDESPLVECISEITEENIANVLKKLSKSQG, via the exons ATGGCTGGGAATGAATGGATTAATGGATATCTTGAGGCAATATTATCAACTGGGGCATCAACAATTGAAGAGCAAAAGCCACCACAAGCAGCTCTTAGAGATGGAGGTCATTTCAATCCAACAAAGTATTTTGTGGAAGAAGTGGTGGCAAGTGTTGATGAATCTGATTTATATCGCACTTGGGTTAAGGTGGTTGCCACAAGGAACACAAGGGAAAGAAGTTCAAGGTTGGAGAACATGTGTTGGCGCATTTGGCATCTTGCAAGAAAGAAGAAACag TTGGAAAAGGAGGAAGTTCAGAGAGTGGCGAACCGAAGATGGGAGAGAGAACAAGTACGAAGGGATGCAACAGAGGACATGTCAGAAGAATTATCAGAAGGAGAAAAAATTGACAATGTTGTGGAGATAGTGCAATGTGATACTCCAAGAAAAAGATTCCAGCGGCAAATTTCTAACTTGGAAGTATGGTCTgatgataaaaatgaaaagaaactTTATATTGTTCTTATAAG TTTGCATGGATTGGTTAGGGGAGAAAACATGGAGCTTGGTCGAGATTCTGACACTGGTGGACAG ATCAAATATGTGGTAGAACTTGCTCGTGCGCTGGCGAAAATGCCTGGAGTATATAGAGTTGATTTGTTTACACGGCAAGTTTCATCGCCAGAAGTTGATTGGAGCTACGGAGAACCTACAGAAATGCTGACTGCGGGTGCAGACGACGACGAAGGCATTGGGGAGAGCAGTGGTGCATATATCATAAGAATACCATTCGGTCCGCGAGATAAATACCTACCGAAAGAACTTCTTTGGCCATATATTCAAGAATTTGTTGACGGAGCATTGACACATATTCTCAATATGTCAAAAGCATTGGGCGAACAAGTCGGTGGAGGTCAACCTGTTTGGCCATATGTAATTCATGGACATTACGCCGATGCTGGAGATAGTGCTGCTATTCTATCAGGCGCTTTAAATGTACCTATGGTTCTGACCGGTCATTCCCTTGGAAGAAACAAGCTCGAACAACTTCTTAAGCAAGGACGCCAATCGAAGGAGGATATCAATTCAACTTATAAGATGATGAGAAGGATAGAAGCAGAAGAACTTTCTCTTGATGCTGCAGAACTTGTTATCACTAGTACAAAACAAGAAATTGAGGAGCAATGGGGACTTTATGATGGATTTGATGTCAAGCTTGAGAAAGTATTGCGTGCTCGTGCTAGACGTGGTGTCAACTGTCATGGTCGATTCATGCCAAGGATGGCG GTTATCCCACCAGGTATGGATTTCAGCAATGTTGTGATACAAGAAGATTGCCCTGATGTCGATGGAGAGCTTGCTCAACTAACTGGTGGTGGTGTTGAAGGGTCATCACCGAAAGCTATGCCTCCAATTTGGTCAGAA GTAATGCGTTTCTTTACAAATCCTCACAAACCTGTGATCTTGGCATTATCAAGGGCAGATCCAAAGAAGAACTTAACCACTCTTTTAAAAGCATTTGGCGAAAGTCGTCCCTTAAGAGAACTTGCCAACCTT ATGCTCATAATGGGAAATAGGGATGACATAGATGAGATGTCTGCTGGGAATGCCAGTGTGCTTGTAACAGTGTTGAAATTGATTGATAAGTATGACCTCTATGGACAAGTCGCGTACCCTAAACATCACAAGCAGTCGGATGTTCCGGACATATATCGGTATTCGGCAAAAACAAAG gGTGTTTTTATAAATCCTGCATTAGTAGAACCTTTTGGTCTTACTTTAATTGAG GCAGCAGCACATGGCCTTCCAATGGTGGCCACTAAAAATGGGGGACCTGTAGATATTCATCGG GCTCTCAATAACGGTTTACTTGTCGACCCTCATGATCAACAAGCAATTACTGATGCACTGCTCAAGTTGTTGTCAGAGAAAAACCTGTGGCATGAATGCAGGAAAAACGGTTGGAAGAATATACACCTATTCTCGTGGCCCGAACACTGTCGCACTTATTTGACTCGTGTCGCGGCTTGCAGAATGAGGCATCCACAATGGCAAACTAATACTCCAGGGGACGATATAACTGTTGACCAGTCTTTCAATGATTCACTTAAAGATGTGCAGGACATGTCCCTTAGGCTCTCTATTGATGGTGACTTGGCCGGAGCAAGTGGTGGGGCCGATACGCAAGATCAAGTTAAGAGGGTACTAAGCAAGATGAAGAAGTCAGATTCTGGTGGTTTGAATGACTTTGCTGACAGTGTACCAGGAAAGTATCCTCTATTGAGAAGACGGCGTCGGTTGATTGTTATAGCGGTGGATTTGTATGATGATAATGGAAATCCTAGTAAAGATATGATCCAAATAGTTCAAAGAATCATTAAAGCTGTTCAAATAGACCCTCAAACGGCAAGAGTTACGGGATTCGCTTTATCGACGGCTATGCCGATGCTACAAACAATAGAGTTCCTTAAATCTGGAAACATTCAAGTAAATGATTTTGATGCTTTAATTTGCAGTAGTGGGAGTGAACTTTACTATCCCGGTACTGGTACTTATACCGAAGATGGAAAACTTGTTCCAGATCCGGATTATACGGCACATATTGATTATCGTTGGGGTTGCGAAGGTCTTAAGAAAACCATTTGGCATCTTATGAATACTGCTGAAGGTGAAGAAAAATCTTCCAGCCCTATTGATGAAGATTTGAAATCAAGTAATGCACATTGCTACTCTTACAAAATAAATGATCTTAGTAAG GCAAAGAGAGTTGATGACTTGAGGCAGAAGCTTCGAATGCGAGGTTTACGATGTCATCCTATGTACTGCAGACGTTTATCATATATGCAGGTTATTCCATTCCTTGCATCTAGAGCACAGGCACTCAg GTATCTCTTCGTCCGTTGGAGACTGAATGTTGCAAACATGTATGTGATTCTTGGAGAAACTGGGGACAGTGATTATGAGGAATTGATTTCTGGAACACACAAGACAATAATCATGAAAGGGATAGTGTCTAAAGGATCAGAAGAAAAACTTAGAAGTCCAGGAAGCTACCAAAGAAATGATATTGTACCAGATGAGAGTCCTCTTGTTGAATGTATTAGTGAAATAACTGAGGAAAATATTGCTAATGTTTTGAAGAAACTATCTAAATCTCAAGGGTGA
- the LOC123915271 gene encoding uncharacterized protein LOC123915271, whose amino-acid sequence MALHRRGILTNPSELSCVFCFRHREDGAHLFFSCYFSIEVWRNVLKWIGLSTPMDVEGIDHFLLFGELFKVKDKGRVRHLVWLATTWNLWKMRNNVIFQGVIPDSSALLDSIKLSSWIWFNGRYGRNVFCPLSNWCLDPISCIQSA is encoded by the coding sequence ATGGCTTTACACCGCCGAGGTATTTTGACTAATCCATCTGAGCTATCTTGTGTGTTTTGTTTCCGGCATAGGGAGGATGGTGCACATCTTTTCTTTTCCTGTTATTTTAGCATAGAGGTGTGGCGCAATGTGCTTAAATGGATAGGTTTATCGACACCAATGGATGTTGAAGGTATTGATCACTTTTTGTTATTCGGCGAACTATTCAAAGTGAAAGACAAAGGGCGTGTTCGTCACTTGGTGTGGTTGGCAACTACGTGGAATCTATGGAAGATGCGTAATAACGTTATTTTCCAGGGCGTCATTCCTGACTCTTCGGCGCTATTGGACTCTATTAAACTCTCTTCGTGGATATGGTTTAATGGTAGATATGGTCGTAATGTGTTTTGTCCTCTATCTAATTGGTGTTTGGATCCAATATCTTGTATTCAAAgtgcataa
- the LOC123917239 gene encoding GDSL esterase/lipase At4g10955-like: METTTQLDKPIEDKENVVQLEIEEEKVVVVQKEQEEEEESHPYAFHVSGPRNLVNLNWRDLISSSWKDANYKRTVIACFIQAVYLLEIDRQEKRQPENALAPNWWIPFKYKLTQTLIDERDGSIFGAILEWDRSAAMSDLVLIRPSGAPKAVLALRGTLLKSLTMRRDIEDDLRFLAWESLKGSVRFKVALETLKSVADAYGSSNVCVAGHSLGAGFALQVGKSLAKEGIYVETHLFNPPSVSLAMSLRNIGEKAELAWKRIKSMIPSRNQEANNNDGNDNKKSWMMPWLTSLKNHNFGVGKWVPHLYVNNSDYICCSYNDEPNKSNEKNDGGDSNKENVGPNNNNGCHVAAKVFVVNKEKQKFHEAHGLEQWWSNDSQLQQTIHTSKLISRQLKSLYTSGGGSGSSSPQVLQGKTISYNNMNRN, encoded by the exons ATGGAAACTACAACCCAATTGGACAAACCAATTGAAGACAAAGAAAACGTTGTACAATtagaaattgaagaagaaaaggttgttgttgttcaaaaggaacaagaagaagaagaagaatctcACCCTTATGCATTTCATGTTTCGGGTCCGAGAAATTTGGTTAATTTGAATTGGAGAGATCTTATTAGTTCTAGTTG GAAGGATGCAAATTACAAGAGAACTGTCATTGCTTGTTTCATACAGGCAGTATACTTGCTTGAAATTGATCGACAAGAGAAACGACAACCAGAAAACGCTCTAGCTCCAAACTGGTGGATTCCCTTCAAGTACAAGTTAACACAAACATTGATTGACGAAAGAGATGGTTCAATATTCGGTGCAATACTCGAATGGGACAGATCAGCGGCAATGTCCGATTTAGTATTAATCAGACCAAGTGGTGCACCAAAAGCTGTTTTAGCACTAAGAGGAACTTTACTCAAAAGCCTAACGATGCGAAGAGACATCGAAGATGACCTCAGGTTCCTCGCTTGGGAAAGCTTAAAAGGTTCTGTAAGGTTCAAAGTAGCTTTAGAGACACTAAAATCAGTTGCTGATGCATATGGAAGTAGCAATGTTTGTGTAGCAGGACATTCATTAGGAGCGGGTTTCGCACTTCAGGTTGGAAAATCATTAGCGAAAGAAGGTATTTACGTCGAAACACATTTATTCAATCCACCTTCTGTATCATTAGCTATGAGTCTAAGAAACATCGGAGAAAAAGCCGAGTTAGCATGGAAGAGAATTAAATCTATGATTCCTTCAAGAAACCAAGAAGCTAATAACAATGATGGCAACGACAATAAGAAGAGTTGGATGATGCCATGGTTAACTAGTTTGAAGAATCATAATTTTGGAGTTGGAAAATGGGTTCCTCATCTTTATGTGAACAATAGTGACTATAtatgttgttcatataatgatGAACCTAATAAatcaaatgagaaaaatgatgGTGGTGATAGTAACAAGGAAAATGTTGgtccaaataataataatggttgTCATGTTGCTGCAAAAGTGTTTGTTGTGAATAAGGAAAAGCAGAAGTTTCATGAAGCTCATGGATTGGAACAATGGTGGTCTAATGATTCACAGCTTCAGCAGACTATTCATACTAGTAAACTCATAAGCAGACAGCTTAAATCTTTGTATACAAGTGGTGGTGGAAGTGGTTCTTCTTCTCCTCAAGTATTGCAGGGAAAGACAA TATCTTATAATAATAT gAATAGGAATTGA